One window of the Shimwellia blattae DSM 4481 = NBRC 105725 genome contains the following:
- a CDS encoding MarR family winged helix-turn-helix transcriptional regulator, with translation MKSKVNVTDSDAEVMDVKLWLRLLSCVSLIETELRQRMREQFGSTLPRFDMLAQLDRFPDGIKMGELSRLMLVTGGNITGLADSLEKEGMAVRVYDPQDRRSCRVKLTAAGKQQFDQMARAHQGWLNELLAHLPGEEKAKLYQLLGQFKYRFTRDTVA, from the coding sequence ATGAAATCAAAGGTAAATGTAACTGATTCAGACGCAGAAGTGATGGATGTTAAGCTCTGGCTACGGCTGCTTTCCTGCGTCAGCCTTATTGAAACCGAGTTGCGCCAGCGTATGCGCGAGCAGTTTGGCAGCACATTACCGCGCTTTGATATGCTCGCCCAGCTCGATCGCTTTCCGGACGGCATCAAAATGGGTGAATTATCCCGTCTGATGCTGGTGACCGGGGGGAATATTACCGGCCTGGCAGACAGCCTGGAAAAAGAGGGCATGGCGGTGCGGGTTTATGATCCCCAGGATCGCCGCTCCTGCCGGGTGAAGCTCACCGCCGCCGGGAAGCAGCAATTTGATCAGATGGCCCGGGCCCACCAGGGCTGGCTTAATGAGCTGCTGGCCCACCTGCCCGGTGAGGAAAAAGCGAAACTGTATCAGCTGCTCGGTCAGTTTAAATACCGCTTTACCCGGGATACGGTGGCATAA